The nucleotide window AGCGCGGCGCGTGCGTTGGCGCCGAAACCGAGACCGTCGGAGACCCCGGCGGCGATGGCGAGCACGTTTTTGACCGCGCCCCCCAGCTCGACGCCGATGACATCCGTGCTGGTGTAGGCGCGGAACGTCCCCTGGTGCAGGCGGGACACCAGATCGGTAGCGAATTCTGCGTCCGAGGAGGCCACGGTGACGGCGGTCGGCAGTCCCGCGACCACCTCGCGCGCGAAGCTCGGCCCGGAGATGACGGCCGTCGGCACGTCGTCCCCGAGGGTTTCGGCGAGCACCTCGTGGCCGAGTTTGTGGGTGCCGGCCTCGATGCCTTTACAGGCTAGCGCCACCCGGAGGGCGCGAGGCCGCAAGGCGGCAAGCATCTGGGCGAGGGATCGCAGCCCCTCGAAGGGCATGGCGAGTACGATATCGTGGACCTCGCAGAGTGCGGTCGTCAGGTCCGGGGCGAGGGTAAGGGTATCGGGAAACGGCGCCTCGGGGAGATGGCGGCGATTGCACCGGTCACGCTCGAGCGCCGCGAGGTGGGCGCTGTCTTGGCCCCAGAGACGGGTGGGTCGCCCGTGACGCGCCAGGAGTACGGCCAGCCCCGTGCCCCAGGACCCGGCACCTAGGACCACGACCGGTACATCTTCCGGAGTAGCGCCTCTCCCCAAGGATCTAATGGGTTACCTGCTTGGCCCCTGTCTCGGACTGCCGGCGCTCCAGGTCCCGTGCGTAGAGGGCGTCGAAGTTGACCGGCGCCAGCAACAACGGCGGAAAGCCCCCGCGCGTCACCAGGTCCGATACCACCTCGCGGGCGTAGGGGAACAGGATCGTCGGGCAGGCTGTCGCCAGCACCGGGCCGAGCTGATCGGCCGGGACGCCTTGGAGCGTGAATACGCCCGCCTGCTGTACCTCGACCAGATAGATCACGTTGTCTTCCGATTTGACGGTCACGGTCACCGCCAGGACCACCTCGTGTACGTTGTCACCCAGCCGGCTGGTGCGACTGTCGAGGTGGACCTCGACCGATGGTTTGATCTCCTGCAAGAAGGCCTGCGGTGACTGGGGTGCCTCGAACGACACATCCTTCACGTACAGCTTCTGGATCTGCAGCTCGGCAAAGGCCGCGTGCGATGGACCGGCCTCTACGTCGTTTTCAGTCATGATAAGACCCTGGGGATCCGGCGGAATGAGACCCTCGGGCCTCGCTCAGCCCCTCGCCAGTGGCAGGTTGGCGTCGCGCCAGTCCATGATCCCGCCCTTCAATCGGTATACCTTCCCGAAGCCGGCCTTTGACAAGGTGGTGACGGCGCCGGCGGCGCTGTTGCCCGCGTCGCAGCACACCACGATGGGCTGCTCGTGTTTCAGATCGAGCTTCCCGATCTTGTCGGCGAGCTCCGACAACGGGACATTGTGTGAGCCGAGGATGTGGCCTTTGCCGAACGCCCCCTTGTCGCGGATGTCGATCACCTGAGCGTCGTCGTGGTTGATGAGGCGTGTGACCTCCAAGGGCGTCACCTGCGGCGCCTGCTCTCTGGCACTTTGTACGAAGGTATAGGCGAGCCCGACCAGGACCCCGCCGAGGATCGAAAACAACACCCAATGGTTGACGACGAATTCACCGAGCCTCTCCATCCCGTAGTACTCCAGCGTGGTTCGATGTTTTGAGGATCCAGGCCGAGCGCGGCGCGGCGGCATTGTGCCAGGCCAGGCGCGGAAACGCCATGGCCCGTGCCCTATGCCATATATTGGGGATGCCCTACGCCGGTGGGTCGGAACACCCGGCGCCATTCTGCGGTCGCGCCGTCTAAGTCGGGCCCGAGCTCGCCATTGACCGCGAGCACCGCCCCGTCGATTCGTGCTAGACTCGAGAAATGCCTCAGCGGCCCTGCCCCCCGGCCAATCTCCCGGTCAATCCCCCCGTCAATCCAACCCCCAAACGCCCGACCGACCTCCTGGTCCCCATGCCGTTCGGTTGATGCAGCGAGAGCCCAGCGAGCGGTCCAGGGACGGGGTCGGAATGCCGATCGCCCACCGGCCGCTCATCCTCATCGTGCTGGACGGCTGGGGGCACAGCGACGACGTTGAATACAACGCGATCCACAGTGCCGATAAACCGGTTTGGGACGATCTCTGGTCGCTTTATCCTCACAGCCTGATCAGCTGCTCGGGGACGGATGTCGGCCTGCCCGACCAACAGATGGGGAACTCCGAGGTCGGGCATATGCACATCGGTGCCGGGCGGCTGGTGATGCAGGACTTCACCCGCATCACGGGCGCCGTCGAGGACGGTTCCTTCTTCCATAACCGGACCCTCCTCGACGCGGCGGCGCGCGCGGCGCGTAGCG belongs to Pseudomonadota bacterium and includes:
- the secB gene encoding protein-export chaperone SecB encodes the protein MTENDVEAGPSHAAFAELQIQKLYVKDVSFEAPQSPQAFLQEIKPSVEVHLDSRTSRLGDNVHEVVLAVTVTVKSEDNVIYLVEVQQAGVFTLQGVPADQLGPVLATACPTILFPYAREVVSDLVTRGGFPPLLLAPVNFDALYARDLERRQSETGAKQVTH
- a CDS encoding rhodanese-like domain-containing protein gives rise to the protein MERLGEFVVNHWVLFSILGGVLVGLAYTFVQSAREQAPQVTPLEVTRLINHDDAQVIDIRDKGAFGKGHILGSHNVPLSELADKIGKLDLKHEQPIVVCCDAGNSAAGAVTTLSKAGFGKVYRLKGGIMDWRDANLPLARG
- a CDS encoding NAD(P)-dependent glycerol-3-phosphate dehydrogenase encodes the protein MRSLGRGATPEDVPVVVLGAGSWGTGLAVLLARHGRPTRLWGQDSAHLAALERDRCNRRHLPEAPFPDTLTLAPDLTTALCEVHDIVLAMPFEGLRSLAQMLAALRPRALRVALACKGIEAGTHKLGHEVLAETLGDDVPTAVISGPSFAREVVAGLPTAVTVASSDAEFATDLVSRLHQGTFRAYTSTDVIGVELGGAVKNVLAIAAGVSDGLGFGANARAALISRGLAEMLRLGLALGGLRETFMGLAGLGDLVLTCTDDQSRNRRLGLMLGRGTPLPDALMAIGQVVEGVYTAREAQALAAIHHIDMPISEQVVRLLNGASGPSEAVETLLAREPRHESE